From Mycobacterium lacus, one genomic window encodes:
- a CDS encoding DUF3710 domain-containing protein, protein MAFGRRKGDRQNGSVEPADEHPEPEVQAEAGSEQGDELEELEGPFDIDDFDDPSVAELARLDLGSVLIPMPAGGQLQVELTESGVPNAVWVVTPNGRFTIAAYAAPKTGGLWREVAGELAESLRRDSAKVSIRDGKWGREVLGTAAGVVRFIGVDGYRWMVRCVVNGPHETIDALTEEARAALADTVVRRGATPLPVRTPLPVQLPEPMVEQLREAAAAQHAEAQLGERPQREVPPPASGGQASQPTPRRGAEGSAMQQLRSTTGGN, encoded by the coding sequence ATGGCATTCGGTAGACGCAAGGGCGACAGGCAAAACGGTTCCGTCGAGCCGGCGGACGAACACCCCGAACCGGAGGTCCAAGCGGAAGCCGGCTCCGAGCAAGGTGACGAGCTGGAAGAACTGGAGGGACCCTTCGACATCGACGACTTCGACGACCCCTCGGTCGCCGAGCTGGCTCGACTTGATCTGGGTTCGGTGCTGATCCCCATGCCGGCGGGGGGGCAGTTACAGGTCGAGCTGACCGAGTCCGGGGTTCCCAACGCGGTGTGGGTCGTCACACCCAACGGTCGATTCACCATCGCGGCCTACGCCGCACCCAAGACCGGCGGCCTGTGGCGTGAGGTGGCCGGTGAACTCGCCGAATCGCTGCGCAGGGACTCGGCCAAGGTCTCTATCAGGGACGGCAAGTGGGGTCGTGAGGTGCTTGGCACCGCCGCCGGTGTGGTGCGTTTCATCGGCGTGGATGGCTACCGCTGGATGGTCCGCTGCGTGGTCAACGGTCCCCACGAAACCATCGACGCGCTGACCGAGGAGGCTCGGGCAGCGTTGGCGGACACCGTGGTTCGCCGCGGCGCTACACCGCTGCCGGTGCGGACGCCGTTGCCGGTGCAGCTGCCCGAGCCGATGGTGGAACAGCTGCGCGAGGCCGCGGCCGCCCAACATGCCGAGGCGCAACTGGGGGAACGCCCCCAGAGGGAGGTGCCCCCACCCGCTAGTGGGGGACAGGCCAGCCAGCCGACCCCACGACGCGGCGCCGAAGGTTCGGCGATGCAGCAGCTGCGCAGCACAACCGGCGGAAACTAG